A single genomic interval of Salmo trutta chromosome 13, fSalTru1.1, whole genome shotgun sequence harbors:
- the rnf103 gene encoding E3 ubiquitin-protein ligase RNF103 yields the protein MWLKLFFLLLYFLVLFVLARFFEAVVWYETGLFATQLVDPVTLSFNKLKTILECRGLGYSGLAEKRDVRELVEKSGDLMQGELYSAIKNEKEQAESQSESSTTFSGEMHFYELVEDTKDGIWLVQVIAQDRDALLSKANWGKMVQKVSQFGIRTGTFNCSSDSRYCRKRGWMKSTLIMSVPQTYASKGKVMLKEYNGRRIETEHIFKWMTAHVASRIKTIRMSQQLVEEWHPSEKHPVKMFLFAKLAQPPAFFSALSVKFTGRIEFIFVDVQSWDNITSLEEIGVQQLPSYILKMPEGIYRYGNSIGEFISLQAMDTFLRSVQPEVNDLFVLSLVMVNLMAWLDLFITQGATIKRFVVLISTLGTYNSLLIISWLPILGFLQLPYLEGFYDYSLKLLRYADTTTIASWVRTDWTFYSSHPALFLSTYLAHGLLIDYFEKKRRCNNEEENPNNLEWLSSLWDWYTSYLVHPITSFHNFPNESDWDDDPNFLLERLAFPDLWLHPLIPIDYINNLPTWRFKCTQVCGPISEENSGRDLDSNIQNTTGGQTQGLNSEHEEHGCGKERDCAADSCCHSGNGGDVPCMKREAQEQQADWSQWPSDMIHCTECVVCLENFETDCIVMGLPCAHVFHQQCIVVWLAGGQHCCPVCRGPSYKRKPVRSSGLDLLEQQE from the exons ATGTGGTTAAAACTATTTTTTCTCCTACTGTATTTTTTGGTGTTATTCGTTTTGGCCAGATTTTTTGAAGCAGTTGTCTGGTATGAAACTGGTCTTTTTGCCACCCAGTTGGTTGATCCTGTAACCCTGAGTTTCAATAAGTTAAAGACCATTCTAGAATGTCGAGGACTGGGATACTCTGGGCTTGCAGAGAAGAGGGATGTCAGAGAACTAGTCGAAAAGTCAG GTGACCTGATGCAAGGGGAGTTGTACTCTGCCATCAAGAATGAAAAGGAGCAAGCTGAGTCCCAGTCTGAGTCCAGCACTACCTTCAGTGGGGAGATGCACTTTTATGAGCTGGTGGAGGACACCAAAGATGGCATTTGGTTGGTCCAG GTAATTGCCCAAGATCGAGATGCTCTTTTGAGCAAAGCTAACTGGGGTAAAATGGTCCAAAAGGTTTCTCAGTTTGGCATTCGCACTGGTACTTTTAACTGCTCCAGTGACTCAAG GTATTGTCGTAAACGGGGTTGGATGAAATCCACACTTATAATGTCTGTGCCTCAGACTTATGCTTCAAAAGGAAAGGTTATGCTGAAAGAGTACAATGGCAGACGCATTGAGACAGAGCACATCTTCAAGTGGATGACGGCACACGTAGCGTCCCGTATAAAAACCATCCGCATGTCTCAGCAGCTTGTTGAAGAGTGGCACCCCAGTGAGAAGCACCCAGTAAAGATGTTCCTATTTGCCAAGCTGGCACAACCTCCAGCCTTTTTTTCAGCACTCAGTGTCAAGTTCACAGGTCGGATCGAGTTCATCTTTGTAGATGTGCAGAGCTGGGACAATATAACCTCATTGGAAGAGATAGGTGTGCAACAGTTGCCATCGTACATCCTGAAAATGCCGGAGGGCATCTACAGATATGGGAACAGCATTGGAGAGTTCATCTCCTTACAGGCCATGGACACTTTCCTCCGTTCGGTTCAGCCAGAGGTCAATGACCTGTTTGTGTTGAGTCTAGTGATGGTCAACCTCATGGCCTGGTTGGACCTGTTCATAACACAGGGCGCCACCATCAAGCGCTTCGTGGTTCTCATCAGTACGCTGGGGACCTACAACTCCCTGCTCATCATCTCTTGGCTGCCTATCCTGGGGTTCCTACAGTTGCCATATCTGGAGGGCTTCTACGACTACAGCCTCAAGCTGTTGCGTTATGCAGACACCACCACCATCGCCTCCTGGGTGAGGACCGACTGGACATTCTACTCCTCCCACCCCGCCCTGTTTCTCAGCACCTACCTGGCACACGGGCTTCTCATCGACTACTTTGAGAAGAAGAGGAGATGCAACAATGAAGAAGAGAACCCCAATAACTTGGAGTGGCTGTCCAGCCTCTGGGATTGGTACACCAGCTACTTGGTCCATCCCATAACCTCCTTTCATAACTTCCCCAACGAGTCTGACTGGGACGATGACCCCAATTTCCTTCTGGAGAGGTTGGCCTTTCCCGATCTCTGGCTTCACCCGCTTATCCCCATTGACTACATCAACAACCTGCCCACCTGGAGGTTCAAGTGCACACAGGTCTGTGGGCCAATCTCTGAAGAGAACAGCGGCAGAGATCTGGACAGCAACATACAAAACACTACAGGAGGACAGACCCAAGGCTTAAACAGTGAGCATGAAGAACATGGCTGTGGTAAAGAGAGAGATTGTGCCGCTGATTCATGTTGTCATTCTGGAAATGGAGGGGATGTACCATGCATGAAAAGGGAAGCGCAAGAGCAACAAGCGGATTGGTCCCAATGGCCCAGTGACATGATACACTGCAcagagtgtgttgtgtgtctggAGAACTTTGAGACTGATTGCATCGTCATGGGACTGCCCTGTGCCCACGTGTTCCACCAGCAGTGCATTGTGGTCTGGCTGGCAGGTGGACAGCACTGTTGCCCGGTGTGCAGGGGGCCATCCTACAAGAGGAAGCCAGTTAGATCATCTGGTCTGGACCTACTGGAGCAGCAGGAATAG
- the abhd18 gene encoding protein ABHD18: MGVSRLDVLYRKLLLTKLFIQGWGKPDDLKRIFELRKIVGNREKCKELVPKDYPVFIDKVEDQSDCKIHNGYFISPLEHIVPGILPSESIKARFQFIVPKKWKNHKPVCIHLAGTGDHFFWKRRTLMARPMIKEAGMASLLLENPYYGYRKPKEQVRSSLRNVSDLFVMGAALILESAVLLHWLEREDYWPLGMTGISMGGHMASLAVTNWPKPIPLIPCLSWTTASNVFTTGVLSKAVNWRELEKQYAMHSVYEQEIIRLLEYCGVDSFKMGQEFLKSSLDTLSGLDLSTDILGLHAPERDRMGLRTSALHSQAREGANGQDQLIGQDHGLDQMLSSVSMQHTNINKGSGSGRQRQSLHTESLDFMKGVMDECTHIANFSVPLDPSLIIVIQAKEDAYIPRTGVRSLQEIWPGCEVRYLNGGHVSAYLFKQGLFRQAIYDAYDRYLEKYSNT; encoded by the exons ATGGGTGTGAGCCGGCTGGATGTTCTTTACAGAAAGCTTCTCCTCACCAAGCTTTTCATCCAAGGTTGGGGAAAGCCGGATGATCTGAAAAG AATATTTGAGTTACGGAAAATCGTTGGCAATAGAGAGAAGTGTAAGGAACTGGTACCTAAGGACTATCCTGTGTTTATTGACAAG GTAGAAGACCAGTCTGACTGCAAAATACACAATGGGTATTTCATATCTCCCCTGGAACACATTGTTCCTGGTATCTTGCCATCAGAGTCCATCAAAGCCAG GTTCCAGTTTATAGTTCCAAAGAAGTGGAAAAACCACAAGCCAGTATGTATTCACTTGGCTGGGACTGGAGATCAT TTCTTCTGGAAGAGGCGGACCCTCATGGCCAGACCCATGATAAAGGAGGCAGGAATGGCTTCACTTCTCCTGGAAAACCCTTATT ATGGATACCGGAAACCAAAAGAACAAGT TCGTTCCAGCCTGAGGAATGTGTCTGACCTCTTTGTGATGGGAGCCGCACTCATCCTGGAGTCTGCAGTGCTGCTACactggctggagagggaggacTACTGGCCCCTCGGCATGACTGGTATCTCAATGGGAGGGCAT ATGGCATCCTTAGCTGTAACCAACTGGCCAAAGCCCATACCGCTGATTCCCTGTCTCTCCTGGACCACAGCTTCCAATGTATTTACCACA GGTGTTTTGAGCAAAGCTGTGAACTGGAGGGAACTGGAGAAGCAGTATGCAATGCACTCCGTGTACGAACAGGAGATCATCAGACTATTGGAGTACTGTGGG GTTGATTCCTTCAAGATGGGTCAGGAGTTTCTAAAGAGCTCACTTGACACCCTTTCTGGTCTGGATCTCTCCACGGACATCTTGGGTCTGCATGCCCCCGAGAGGGACCGCATGGGGCTGCGCACCTCTGCCCTGCACTCCCAGGCCAGGGAAGGAGCTAATGGACAGGACCAACTGATTGGACAGGATCATGGGCTGGACCAGATGCTTTCCTCTGTGAGCATGCAGCACACGAACATCAACAAGGGCAGTGGCAGCGGGCGGCAGCGCCAGTCCCTCCACACTGAGTCTCTGGACTTTATGAAGGGTGTCATGGATGAGTGCACACACATCGCTAACTTCTCAG TGCCGTTGGATCCCAGTCTGATCATTGTGATACAGGCAAAGGAAGATGCTTATATTCCACGCACCGGTGTGCGCAGTCTACAAGAGATCTGGCCAGGCTGTGAGGTGCGGTATCTCAACGGTGGCCACGTCAGcgcctacctcttcaaacagggACTTTTTCG GCAAGCCATCTATGATGCCTACGACCGATACCTTGAAAAGTATTCCAATACCTAG